Proteins from a single region of Sphaerochaeta globosa str. Buddy:
- a CDS encoding Gfo/Idh/MocA family protein has product MSTIRYALIGYGKVAKVHAKALKDAKDSLLVAVWGRDASKAQAFATEFGILAYTDMKVMVKEAKVDAVIITTPHPLHKEHATAALKAGAHVLVEKPMALTVSDCDAMIETAKEEKKLLSVISQRRWYPATLRIHKAIEEGKLGVPMLGQVTMLGWRDEEYYKSDPWRGSWSLEGGGVLINQAPHQLDLLHWFLGPVKEVYAQWENINHPYIEVEDSAVAVVRFESGAMASILVSNSQKPGIHAKVHVHGSSAYSVGVQTDGGAMFIAGRSGILEPPVNDLWTIEGEQQNLSRYKEEDTAFFASIDAIVYFFSRQQEHFTQAILGNEVLISSGEEGRETVKLIEGMYRSQKEGKPIRY; this is encoded by the coding sequence GTGAGTACGATACGCTATGCTTTGATAGGATATGGAAAAGTGGCAAAAGTCCATGCCAAGGCCCTCAAGGATGCCAAGGATAGTCTGCTTGTCGCCGTTTGGGGGCGCGATGCGAGCAAGGCACAAGCCTTTGCTACTGAGTTCGGCATTCTTGCTTATACTGATATGAAGGTGATGGTCAAAGAGGCCAAAGTGGATGCGGTGATCATCACCACCCCCCATCCACTGCACAAAGAACATGCCACTGCAGCATTGAAAGCAGGGGCCCATGTATTGGTGGAAAAGCCGATGGCCCTGACCGTCAGTGATTGCGATGCAATGATTGAAACGGCTAAGGAAGAGAAGAAACTACTGTCGGTGATAAGCCAGAGACGGTGGTATCCAGCAACCTTGCGCATCCACAAGGCCATCGAAGAAGGGAAACTAGGCGTTCCGATGCTCGGCCAGGTCACCATGCTTGGATGGAGGGACGAGGAGTACTACAAGAGTGACCCGTGGAGGGGCAGCTGGAGTCTCGAAGGTGGTGGGGTGTTGATAAACCAGGCCCCTCATCAGCTGGATCTGCTGCATTGGTTCCTTGGTCCGGTAAAGGAAGTGTATGCCCAATGGGAGAACATCAACCATCCCTATATTGAAGTTGAGGATAGCGCAGTGGCCGTTGTCAGATTTGAAAGCGGTGCCATGGCCTCCATTCTGGTCTCCAACTCCCAAAAGCCCGGCATCCATGCCAAGGTCCATGTCCATGGTTCTTCTGCCTATTCGGTAGGAGTGCAGACAGACGGAGGGGCGATGTTCATTGCAGGACGCAGCGGTATCCTTGAGCCGCCGGTAAACGACCTGTGGACGATTGAGGGCGAGCAGCAGAACCTGAGCCGCTACAAGGAAGAGGACACGGCATTCTTTGCATCCATCGATGCGATTGTCTACTTCTTTTCCCGCCAACAGGAACATTTCACCCAAGCAATCCTTGGCAACGAAGTTCTGATCAGCTCGGGTGAGGAAGGAAGAGAGACGGTAAAACTCATCGAGGGTATGTACCGCAGCCAGAAAGAGGGAAAGCCAATCCGCTATTGA
- a CDS encoding zinc-dependent alcohol dehydrogenase, translating to MMQALVLTDYKNLQMQEVPKPTLLSPTQVLVRIKAASICGSDVHGYDGSTGRRRPPITMGHEGSGIIEEAGSLVTNFKVGDRVTFDSTIYCGTCSFCKQGLFNLCDNRRVLGVSCADYHQDGIFAEYALIEERVLFHLPEGLSFEEAAMAEPAGVAAHAISLASPKLGEDVAVVGAGLIGLLVIKLLRTMTSGTIIAIEMDEQRREKALQIGSDVVLDPRDPELIAKIRALTKGEMLPLVYEAVGASSPINTAISLVRKGGTVVLVGNITPTIELPLQSVVTRQIRLQGSCAINGEYPAVLKMMADKKLDVTDLISKVAPLNEGKIWFDKLYNREDNLLKVVLVP from the coding sequence ATGATGCAAGCATTGGTGTTGACCGACTATAAGAACCTTCAGATGCAGGAAGTACCAAAACCTACCTTGCTATCCCCTACCCAGGTGCTGGTACGCATCAAGGCCGCCTCGATTTGCGGCAGCGATGTCCACGGTTATGACGGATCGACCGGAAGGCGCAGACCTCCCATAACTATGGGGCACGAAGGAAGCGGTATCATCGAAGAGGCGGGGTCGCTGGTAACCAATTTCAAGGTCGGTGATCGGGTAACCTTCGACTCGACCATCTACTGCGGGACCTGTTCATTCTGCAAGCAAGGCTTGTTCAACCTGTGCGACAATCGCAGGGTGCTGGGAGTAAGTTGTGCCGATTACCATCAGGATGGCATTTTTGCAGAGTATGCTCTCATTGAGGAACGGGTTCTTTTCCACCTACCCGAAGGACTCTCCTTTGAGGAAGCTGCCATGGCCGAGCCTGCAGGGGTTGCCGCTCATGCCATCAGCCTGGCAAGTCCCAAGCTTGGAGAGGATGTGGCGGTGGTGGGCGCCGGCTTGATCGGACTCTTGGTAATCAAGCTTCTCAGGACCATGACAAGCGGAACCATCATCGCCATTGAGATGGATGAACAACGAAGAGAGAAAGCGCTTCAGATAGGTTCTGACGTTGTCCTCGATCCCCGCGACCCTGAATTGATTGCAAAAATTAGAGCCCTTACCAAGGGTGAAATGCTGCCGCTCGTCTATGAGGCGGTCGGGGCAAGCAGCCCGATCAATACGGCTATTTCGCTGGTACGCAAAGGCGGGACGGTAGTTTTGGTAGGAAATATCACCCCAACCATAGAGCTGCCGCTGCAAAGTGTGGTCACCAGGCAGATCAGGTTGCAGGGCTCTTGTGCCATCAACGGGGAGTATCCGGCAGTTCTGAAAATGATGGCTGACAAAAAACTGGATGTTACCGACCTGATCAGCAAAGTCGCTCCCCTGAATGAGGGAAAAATCTGGTTTGACAAACTCTATAACCGAGAGGATAACCTACTTAAGGTTGTTCTGGTTCCCTGA
- a CDS encoding sugar kinase produces MAQLSLMPKEHAHLDLLSLGALVVRLDPGIIPFEYASQLDLHVSGGEFNVAANLSRAFGQRTAIASAMVDYPIGLKIEAEVRKMGVSGFYKRFTHDGVRGPNMAHVYSDRGQGLRAPVVFYNRANEAAALLDEKSFDWDALLGGGVRWFHSGGIFSALSPSTPALIIKAMQQAKKQGAVVSFDLNYREKLWKSLSDKPQEHAQKVLSSIVEHVDVLIGNEEDLQLGLGLKGPEVVKADKLDPSSFYGMMESVQKRFPSIKAVATTMREVQSTNRHRWSAVLYLDGKGYQAPTCELDVYDRVGGGDGFASGLIYGLLDGRDPEQALRLGWAHGALLTSYPGDTTMATLSQVEALAQGGSARIQR; encoded by the coding sequence ATGGCTCAGCTTTCACTCATGCCAAAAGAGCATGCCCATCTCGATCTGCTCTCTCTCGGTGCTCTGGTGGTCCGCTTGGACCCGGGCATCATCCCCTTTGAATACGCTTCACAGCTCGACCTGCACGTTAGCGGCGGTGAGTTCAATGTAGCGGCAAACCTCAGCAGGGCTTTTGGTCAGCGTACAGCCATCGCCAGCGCCATGGTCGACTACCCTATCGGCTTGAAAATTGAAGCCGAAGTACGGAAAATGGGCGTTTCTGGCTTCTACAAGCGCTTTACTCATGACGGGGTGCGTGGTCCGAACATGGCCCACGTCTATAGCGATCGCGGCCAAGGGCTCAGAGCCCCGGTAGTATTCTATAATCGGGCCAATGAGGCGGCAGCCTTGCTGGATGAAAAGAGTTTCGACTGGGATGCACTGCTCGGCGGTGGAGTCCGTTGGTTTCACAGCGGGGGAATTTTCTCCGCTCTTTCCCCTTCCACACCGGCTTTGATCATCAAGGCGATGCAACAAGCCAAGAAGCAGGGAGCTGTGGTTTCCTTTGACCTGAACTATCGCGAGAAGCTTTGGAAATCGCTTTCCGACAAACCCCAGGAACATGCACAGAAGGTGCTTTCTTCCATCGTCGAGCATGTCGATGTCCTCATTGGAAACGAGGAAGACCTTCAGCTTGGTTTGGGTCTGAAGGGACCGGAGGTGGTGAAAGCCGACAAGCTCGACCCATCCTCCTTCTACGGTATGATGGAGTCGGTACAGAAACGGTTTCCTTCGATCAAGGCAGTCGCCACAACGATGCGTGAGGTGCAGTCGACCAATCGCCATCGCTGGAGTGCCGTGCTCTATCTGGATGGGAAAGGCTATCAGGCACCGACCTGTGAGTTGGATGTCTATGACCGCGTCGGTGGCGGCGATGGATTTGCCAGCGGCCTGATCTATGGACTTTTGGACGGTAGGGACCCTGAGCAGGCACTCAGACTTGGTTGGGCTCATGGAGCACTTCTGACCAGTTATCCCGGGGACACCACCATGGCAACCCTCTCCCAGGTCGAAGCACTCGCCCAAGGCGGCAGTGCCCGTATTCAGAGGTAA
- the gnd gene encoding decarboxylating NADP(+)-dependent phosphogluconate dehydrogenase, with translation MKATIGLIGLAVMGENLVLNLESKGFSVAVYNRSIDKVDSFIAGRAKDKQIIGTHSLRQLVDSVASPRKIMMMVKAGQAVDDTIEALLPLLDKGDIIIDGGNSNYEDSQRRMAYVENQGLLYIGTGVSGGEEGALKGPSIMPGGSAQAWEQVKPILQSISAHVDGTPCCDWIGSGGAGHFVKMVHNGIEYGDMQLIGEVYDLMRRLLKLSNDEMQAVFEEWNKGELDSYLIEITADILGYREEDGSALVDKILDTAGQKGTGKWTGISALHAGVPLTLIVESVFARSVSSQKEERIAASKVFGFKPSVPVADKEAFVETLRAALYAAKIISYAQGFSLIKTVGEENKWDLNLGGIALLWRGGCIIRSAFLDKISQAFITDPALKNLVLDPHFAKILTKAQQSLREVVAAAALNGIPTPSLGAALSWFDSYRTENLPANLLQAQRDYFGAHTYERVDHNRGEFFHTNWTGRGGNTASTTYSI, from the coding sequence ATGAAAGCGACAATCGGCCTCATCGGCCTCGCAGTAATGGGAGAGAACCTGGTACTCAATCTTGAGAGTAAGGGATTCAGCGTTGCAGTATACAATCGGAGCATCGACAAAGTAGATTCCTTTATCGCAGGGCGTGCTAAGGATAAGCAGATCATCGGCACCCACAGCCTCCGCCAGCTTGTCGATTCAGTTGCATCCCCCCGCAAGATAATGATGATGGTAAAGGCGGGCCAAGCGGTGGATGACACCATTGAAGCCCTGCTGCCCCTTTTGGACAAGGGCGATATCATCATTGATGGAGGCAACTCCAACTATGAGGACAGCCAAAGAAGAATGGCTTATGTAGAGAACCAAGGACTTCTGTATATCGGAACCGGTGTCTCCGGTGGAGAGGAGGGGGCATTGAAGGGCCCTTCCATCATGCCCGGTGGTTCAGCCCAGGCTTGGGAGCAGGTAAAGCCGATCCTGCAAAGTATTTCAGCTCATGTGGACGGAACTCCTTGCTGTGACTGGATAGGAAGCGGCGGAGCCGGCCACTTTGTCAAGATGGTGCACAACGGCATCGAGTATGGGGACATGCAGCTCATCGGTGAGGTGTATGATCTCATGAGACGACTGCTCAAGCTCTCCAATGACGAAATGCAAGCTGTCTTTGAAGAGTGGAACAAGGGCGAGCTTGATTCGTATCTGATAGAAATCACCGCTGACATTCTCGGCTACCGTGAGGAGGATGGATCGGCACTGGTAGACAAGATTTTGGACACCGCAGGACAGAAGGGAACCGGAAAATGGACTGGTATCAGCGCCCTGCATGCTGGGGTTCCCCTCACCCTGATCGTAGAATCAGTCTTTGCCCGAAGTGTCTCCAGCCAAAAGGAAGAGCGCATTGCAGCAAGCAAGGTCTTTGGTTTCAAGCCCTCTGTGCCGGTTGCTGATAAAGAGGCCTTCGTCGAGACCCTGCGCGCTGCACTGTATGCAGCAAAAATAATCAGCTATGCCCAAGGCTTCTCCCTGATCAAGACGGTTGGGGAAGAGAACAAATGGGACTTGAATCTGGGTGGTATCGCGCTTCTGTGGAGGGGTGGTTGCATTATCCGTTCAGCGTTCCTGGACAAAATCAGCCAAGCCTTCATTACCGATCCTGCACTGAAGAATCTTGTTCTTGACCCGCATTTCGCCAAAATTCTGACCAAAGCGCAGCAGAGCCTAAGGGAAGTGGTAGCCGCTGCCGCCTTGAACGGCATTCCCACCCCCTCGCTTGGGGCTGCTCTCTCCTGGTTTGACAGTTATCGTACTGAGAATCTCCCGGCCAATCTTTTGCAGGCACAACGAGACTACTTCGGAGCCCACACGTATGAACGGGTTGACCACAATCGCGGAGAATTCTTTCATACCAATTGGACCGGCCGCGGTGGCAATACCGCATCTACAACGTACAGCATCTAA
- a CDS encoding MurR/RpiR family transcriptional regulator, with the protein MQEVSAIYTIRTKYAMLSAKEKKIADFILEHPKDSVNPSIEELADRIGISESTMVRFARKLGYSGYQRFRIALARETIPSSEQLFETEVSEGQDAADMVFANARKNLEETYAKLDRQVLKEAAKRFAGSHALYLMGLGGSNILAQDAYHKLIRTGLNCQYASEFHMQLMLASQATEGDVALLVSHTGAGHDTLALAEELRNNGCFLIVLTSNTRSPLSKLGNLVLSVSNPTSSVVAESFSARITSLVLIDVLYVEVLEQIGEPGVESLNKMRSVIAKRRI; encoded by the coding sequence ATGCAAGAAGTCAGCGCCATCTATACCATACGCACAAAGTATGCAATGCTCAGTGCCAAAGAAAAGAAAATTGCCGACTTCATCCTCGAACATCCAAAGGATTCCGTGAACCCCAGCATTGAGGAACTCGCTGATCGAATCGGCATCAGTGAATCGACGATGGTCCGCTTTGCCCGCAAACTCGGCTACAGTGGGTATCAGCGCTTTCGAATCGCACTTGCCCGCGAGACCATTCCCTCCAGCGAACAACTGTTCGAGACAGAAGTCTCAGAAGGACAGGATGCAGCGGACATGGTCTTTGCCAATGCAAGGAAAAACCTGGAAGAGACCTACGCCAAGCTTGACCGGCAAGTCCTCAAGGAGGCGGCCAAGCGGTTTGCCGGCTCACATGCTCTCTATTTGATGGGCTTGGGCGGGTCGAACATTTTGGCTCAGGATGCCTACCACAAACTCATCAGGACCGGGCTGAATTGCCAATATGCCTCGGAATTCCATATGCAGCTCATGCTTGCAAGCCAGGCAACCGAAGGCGATGTCGCCCTTCTCGTCTCCCACACGGGTGCGGGACACGACACACTTGCCTTGGCCGAGGAGCTTCGCAATAATGGCTGTTTTTTGATTGTGCTGACCAGCAACACCCGTTCCCCCTTGTCCAAGCTGGGAAATTTGGTACTCAGTGTCAGCAATCCAACCTCATCAGTGGTTGCAGAATCTTTTTCCGCAAGAATTACCAGCCTCGTACTCATCGATGTCCTGTATGTGGAAGTCCTTGAGCAAATCGGAGAGCCTGGGGTAGAAAGTTTGAATAAAATGAGAAGTGTCATCGCTAAACGACGCATCTAA
- a CDS encoding ABC transporter substrate-binding protein produces MKKRNVLVVMALVFCLAYPLFAQGAAEAAPKQEIRVLLANHPYGELLKTKIPEFEAKTGIKVNYESLQESQLTNKLTTEFATKSSTVDVFMTRPLQEGLMFIKNGWYEGLNSYDFADYPANSVDIGRKNGTAFIVPLVTEWQVLYYRKDLFKKAGLTVPTNFTELEAAAKALNKDGVAGFASRGKGAAAVTQLSSYVYNYGGRYLDGGKAVFDSPEALEAIRFYGRLLGNYGPQGVTSMSWENVMPVFQAGKLAMWTDASVFYGQIVDPTKTQIPADDIGIAQLPKGPKGDSPFIVVSWGMAMSAASQNKSAAKQFLDWATSKELAKQGMLTNITMARDSAWADAEVRKIMNPGLVETQAHAAKNGFPYDRPFMSSVGQARDLIGEVIIESINTKGTSTKLAALAQEKVKAVDALLKTDGEYGL; encoded by the coding sequence ATGAAGAAAAGAAATGTACTGGTTGTCATGGCACTGGTATTCTGCTTGGCGTATCCCCTCTTTGCACAGGGAGCTGCTGAAGCGGCACCGAAACAGGAAATTCGTGTTCTTTTGGCAAACCATCCCTATGGCGAGCTGCTCAAGACCAAGATTCCCGAGTTCGAAGCAAAGACCGGCATCAAGGTAAACTATGAAAGTCTGCAGGAAAGCCAGCTGACCAACAAGCTCACCACTGAGTTTGCAACCAAGAGCTCGACTGTCGACGTATTCATGACCCGCCCCTTGCAGGAAGGGCTGATGTTCATCAAGAACGGTTGGTATGAGGGTTTAAACAGCTATGATTTTGCCGACTATCCAGCCAACTCGGTTGATATCGGAAGAAAGAATGGCACGGCCTTCATCGTACCGCTCGTGACCGAATGGCAGGTGCTGTATTATCGCAAGGACCTCTTCAAGAAAGCAGGACTTACCGTTCCTACCAATTTCACCGAACTTGAAGCTGCTGCAAAAGCTTTGAACAAGGATGGTGTTGCAGGTTTTGCTTCCCGTGGAAAGGGTGCTGCAGCTGTTACCCAGCTCTCCAGCTATGTCTACAACTATGGAGGCAGGTATCTTGACGGCGGCAAGGCTGTATTTGACAGTCCCGAAGCCCTTGAAGCCATCCGCTTCTATGGCAGACTTTTGGGCAACTATGGTCCTCAGGGCGTTACGAGCATGTCGTGGGAGAATGTCATGCCAGTCTTCCAGGCCGGCAAACTTGCCATGTGGACTGATGCATCGGTCTTCTACGGCCAGATTGTCGATCCTACCAAGACCCAGATTCCTGCAGATGACATCGGCATTGCACAGCTGCCCAAAGGTCCGAAGGGCGACAGTCCGTTCATCGTAGTTTCCTGGGGTATGGCAATGTCCGCTGCTTCCCAGAACAAGAGTGCAGCAAAGCAGTTCCTCGATTGGGCAACCAGCAAGGAACTTGCCAAGCAGGGCATGCTTACCAACATCACCATGGCCCGCGACTCCGCTTGGGCTGATGCTGAAGTCAGAAAGATCATGAACCCTGGTTTGGTGGAGACCCAGGCCCATGCAGCCAAGAACGGCTTTCCGTATGATCGTCCGTTCATGAGCTCGGTCGGCCAAGCCCGCGACCTTATCGGTGAAGTGATCATCGAGTCCATCAACACGAAGGGAACCTCTACAAAGCTTGCTGCTCTTGCACAAGAGAAGGTGAAGGCTGTGGATGCGTTGTTGAAGACCGACGGTGAATACGGTCTCTAA
- a CDS encoding carbohydrate ABC transporter permease produces the protein MIRQGFFEKNLRYIFPLPAVLFVVVLMVFPVAYTFFLSFTDWTLTSGRPLSVVGLKSYLQVLKEPRFLEALGRTFYFTFGSVIVEMLLGTALALILNRTFKGKGVVKTLLLLPLVATPVAIGIVWNLFYDPTIGILNYVLSVLKLPQSGWVSDAKTVMPSLIIVDIWQWTPMITIIVLAGLAGLSSEPYESAMVDGANARQVLFQITLPMLMPTILTAVILRAIDALKTYDIIYSMTGGGPGYASENLNVLAFKYSFEYFRMGQSAVMLVFLFIIVLLFSLLVMRLRRAFEQ, from the coding sequence ATGATTCGACAAGGATTCTTTGAAAAAAACCTACGATATATCTTCCCGCTTCCTGCCGTCCTGTTCGTGGTTGTTCTGATGGTATTTCCCGTAGCGTATACCTTCTTCCTCAGCTTTACGGATTGGACGCTTACCAGTGGCAGGCCTTTGTCGGTCGTTGGCCTGAAGAGCTATCTGCAGGTTCTGAAGGAACCTCGATTCCTGGAAGCTTTGGGACGTACCTTTTATTTCACATTCGGATCGGTAATCGTAGAGATGTTGCTTGGCACCGCGTTGGCCCTCATCCTGAATCGCACATTCAAGGGAAAAGGTGTGGTGAAGACGTTGCTGTTGCTTCCCTTGGTAGCGACTCCGGTGGCAATCGGTATTGTGTGGAATCTGTTCTATGATCCGACTATCGGCATTCTCAACTATGTTCTGAGTGTTCTCAAGCTCCCCCAAAGTGGGTGGGTTAGTGATGCTAAGACTGTAATGCCATCCCTCATTATTGTTGATATCTGGCAGTGGACCCCGATGATTACCATCATCGTGCTGGCCGGCCTTGCCGGACTTTCCTCCGAGCCGTACGAATCGGCCATGGTGGACGGGGCGAATGCCCGTCAGGTACTCTTTCAGATTACGCTTCCCATGCTGATGCCCACCATCCTCACCGCCGTCATTCTGAGGGCCATCGATGCCCTTAAGACGTACGACATCATCTATTCTATGACCGGAGGTGGACCGGGGTATGCCTCGGAGAACCTCAATGTGCTTGCGTTCAAGTACAGCTTTGAGTATTTCAGGATGGGACAGAGTGCTGTGATGCTCGTTTTCCTTTTCATCATCGTCCTTCTCTTCAGCCTCCTTGTCATGCGGCTGCGTAGAGCGTTTGAACAATAG
- a CDS encoding carbohydrate ABC transporter permease → MKEKRLTTILYGVVLAAIIIPILFPFIWMLMSSFKTQVDIISWPPKFIFKPVMQNYERVFVEQNFLQYMQNSLIVSTVSVFFSLLLGLPAAYSIARYKQKKLSIFILVARLMPGISFLMPWYIVFSRLRLMDSYVALILSHMLIALPLVVWVMSPYFDSVPRELEEAAMVDGLTQQAAFVKILLPLSGPGVVTATTLSFIFSWNNFMFSQVLSQQKTRTLPIAVYNFLSYVEVDWGAVMAAAVTIMAPAIILTMFFQKYVVKGLTMGAVKG, encoded by the coding sequence ATGAAAGAAAAGCGACTAACAACCATTTTGTACGGTGTCGTCCTTGCCGCAATAATCATCCCCATCCTCTTTCCCTTTATCTGGATGTTGATGAGTTCGTTCAAGACCCAAGTGGATATTATCAGCTGGCCTCCGAAGTTCATCTTCAAGCCGGTGATGCAGAATTACGAACGGGTTTTCGTTGAACAGAACTTTTTGCAGTATATGCAGAACTCCCTGATAGTCTCCACCGTCAGTGTATTCTTCTCCTTGCTGCTCGGTTTGCCGGCTGCGTATTCCATCGCACGCTACAAACAGAAAAAGCTCTCCATTTTTATCCTGGTAGCACGTCTCATGCCCGGTATTTCCTTTTTGATGCCGTGGTATATTGTCTTTTCCCGCCTCAGATTGATGGACAGCTATGTTGCCTTGATTCTCAGCCACATGCTTATCGCCTTGCCGTTGGTAGTCTGGGTCATGTCCCCGTACTTCGACTCGGTGCCTCGCGAGCTTGAAGAGGCTGCCATGGTCGATGGACTTACCCAGCAAGCTGCTTTCGTGAAGATATTGCTTCCGCTTTCCGGTCCTGGAGTGGTTACGGCTACCACACTGAGTTTCATTTTCAGTTGGAACAATTTCATGTTCAGCCAGGTCCTGAGCCAGCAGAAGACTCGTACACTGCCCATCGCCGTCTACAACTTCCTCTCCTATGTCGAAGTTGACTGGGGTGCGGTCATGGCGGCGGCAGTAACCATAATGGCTCCCGCAATCATTCTGACTATGTTCTTCCAAAAGTATGTGGTAAAAGGTCTTACTATGGGAGCTGTAAAAGGATAG
- a CDS encoding damage-control phosphatase ARMT1 family protein produces MKTSLTCLPCFFKQVLEAGKMLGLPEESIKKIMDAIGNELQYFPLDMSPPQMAYHMQRMFVEHSGKQDPYLEVKTMSNREALSVIDDLRSMVRCSSSPLKTAVKLACAGNIIDYGAFPSGINVQAEITKILQQELGETNSSLFAFEAFQEALGQAKRVMYVGDNAGEIVFDRVLLETIAKEYPLLELVFVTRGFPILNDVLLKDALDCGLDSVATVVSSGSRTPGLVLSQADPAFLELYHQADMIISKGQGNFEALSEENGPIFFLFIIKCEVIETQLGGARRELVLKRNL; encoded by the coding sequence ATGAAAACCTCACTTACGTGTCTACCCTGTTTTTTCAAGCAGGTTCTCGAAGCCGGAAAAATGTTGGGTCTGCCCGAAGAATCGATCAAGAAGATCATGGATGCGATAGGGAATGAACTACAGTATTTCCCCTTGGACATGAGCCCGCCGCAAATGGCTTATCATATGCAACGCATGTTTGTCGAACATTCGGGCAAACAGGATCCCTACCTCGAGGTCAAAACCATGAGCAACAGGGAAGCACTGTCGGTGATCGACGATTTGCGCAGCATGGTACGCTGTTCATCCTCCCCCCTGAAAACAGCGGTGAAACTGGCATGCGCAGGAAACATCATCGATTACGGAGCATTTCCAAGCGGTATCAATGTACAAGCGGAAATCACCAAGATCCTGCAGCAGGAATTGGGAGAGACAAACTCATCCCTCTTTGCATTCGAGGCCTTCCAGGAGGCTCTGGGCCAGGCAAAACGTGTGATGTATGTTGGAGACAATGCCGGGGAAATAGTCTTTGACCGGGTTTTGTTGGAAACAATTGCAAAGGAATATCCCTTGCTTGAGCTTGTCTTTGTAACCAGGGGCTTCCCGATACTCAACGATGTACTACTCAAGGATGCCCTGGACTGCGGACTCGATTCCGTTGCCACGGTTGTATCCAGCGGAAGCAGGACCCCGGGACTGGTTCTCTCGCAGGCAGACCCTGCTTTTCTGGAACTGTATCACCAAGCAGATATGATCATCAGTAAAGGCCAAGGTAACTTCGAAGCGCTCTCTGAAGAGAATGGACCCATCTTCTTCCTTTTCATCATCAAATGCGAGGTGATCGAGACTCAGCTCGGTGGGGCTAGGCGCGAGTTGGTACTCAAGCGAAACCTTTAA
- a CDS encoding sugar phosphate isomerase/epimerase family protein encodes MRLVGIHYTRWASQAEADIASLVQKAKHLLYDQLEVDGILVHQMSPWGRKRLGFEAKTHQIDISYSIKPTSAYDLSSLDEDVRRHALSQFQDLIRTIGEMGGGSLNGPLYTSFPEQQGMKQKKQRLLEQSVKSLRSLTPLAQDEDVVLNIRPVNRYEHFLIPTAGEALAFVHAVNHSNCGIDLDTFEMNLEEDDLEAAIMQAGIYLHCLHVRENNQKMVGLGALDWKAVRKGLDAIYYKGPVVHMPTVIPDEREEAQESRRIRNLLCNDFPQLP; translated from the coding sequence ATGAGACTTGTCGGCATACACTACACCAGATGGGCTTCTCAGGCCGAAGCGGATATCGCTTCCTTGGTCCAGAAGGCCAAGCATCTGCTTTATGATCAACTCGAAGTAGATGGGATCCTGGTACACCAGATGAGCCCTTGGGGACGCAAGCGCCTTGGTTTTGAAGCAAAAACCCATCAGATAGACATTTCCTACAGTATCAAACCAACTTCGGCGTATGATCTTTCATCCCTTGACGAGGATGTGCGTAGGCATGCACTCTCCCAGTTTCAGGACCTTATTCGTACGATAGGGGAGATGGGGGGAGGAAGCCTCAACGGTCCGCTGTACACCAGTTTCCCTGAACAGCAAGGAATGAAGCAGAAAAAACAGAGGCTGCTGGAGCAGAGCGTCAAAAGCTTGAGGTCACTCACGCCTCTTGCCCAGGACGAGGATGTTGTCCTGAATATCAGGCCGGTAAACCGATATGAACACTTCCTTATCCCTACTGCCGGTGAAGCCCTTGCCTTTGTGCATGCAGTCAACCATTCGAATTGCGGCATCGACTTGGATACCTTTGAGATGAACCTTGAGGAAGATGACCTGGAGGCTGCCATTATGCAGGCAGGCATCTATCTGCACTGTCTGCATGTTCGGGAGAACAACCAAAAAATGGTCGGCTTGGGCGCTCTCGATTGGAAAGCTGTCCGTAAAGGGTTGGATGCCATCTATTACAAAGGCCCTGTGGTTCATATGCCTACCGTCATTCCCGATGAACGGGAAGAAGCCCAGGAGAGCCGGAGAATTCGAAACTTGCTCTGCAATGACTTTCCTCAGTTGCCGTAA
- a CDS encoding cupin domain-containing protein, whose amino-acid sequence MKLLKYADVQVKDLGNGVSRKVLVHTEEMMLVEVRFPTGGVGAMHSHVHRQLSYVQSGVFEFESEGNKQRVVAGDTLAFEPNQKHGVTCLQAGVVLDFFTPAREDFL is encoded by the coding sequence GTGAAACTACTCAAATATGCAGATGTACAAGTCAAGGATTTAGGGAACGGAGTCTCAAGAAAGGTTCTGGTCCATACCGAAGAAATGATGCTCGTAGAGGTCCGGTTTCCCACTGGCGGCGTGGGAGCGATGCACTCACATGTCCATCGCCAACTCTCGTATGTGCAGTCGGGGGTGTTTGAATTCGAGAGTGAAGGGAATAAGCAACGCGTCGTTGCAGGTGATACCCTTGCCTTTGAACCCAATCAGAAACACGGAGTAACCTGTTTGCAGGCCGGGGTGGTCCTGGACTTCTTTACTCCCGCTCGAGAGGATTTCCTGTAA